In one window of Duganella dendranthematis DNA:
- the map gene encoding type I methionyl aminopeptidase, with amino-acid sequence MSITIKTAEDIEGMRIAGRLGSEVLDYITPFVKPGVTTGELDRLCHEYMVNVQGTIPAPLNYSPPGYTPYPKAICTSVNDVICHGIPGDKVLKNGDVVNLDITVIKDGYHGDNSRMFFIGEPSILAKRLSDITYECMWLGIEQVKPGATLGDIGHAIQQHAEKAGYSVVREFCGHGIGKVFHEEPQVLHYGKPGTGVTLEAGMIFTIEPMINAGRREIREMGDGWTIKTKDRSLSAQWEHMLLVTDTGYEVLTLSAGSPPPPAFVTGMAGQGAANPAKAA; translated from the coding sequence ATGTCTATTACCATCAAAACCGCCGAAGATATCGAAGGCATGCGCATCGCCGGCCGCCTCGGCTCCGAAGTGCTGGACTACATCACCCCGTTCGTCAAGCCGGGTGTCACCACCGGCGAGCTGGACCGCCTGTGCCATGAGTACATGGTCAACGTCCAGGGCACGATCCCGGCGCCGCTGAATTACAGCCCGCCAGGCTACACGCCCTACCCGAAGGCCATCTGCACCTCGGTCAACGACGTTATCTGCCACGGCATTCCGGGCGATAAAGTGCTGAAAAACGGCGACGTGGTCAACCTCGACATCACCGTCATCAAGGACGGCTACCACGGCGACAACAGCCGCATGTTCTTCATCGGCGAACCGTCGATCCTGGCCAAGCGCCTGTCGGACATCACCTATGAATGCATGTGGCTGGGCATCGAGCAGGTCAAGCCGGGCGCCACGCTGGGCGACATCGGCCACGCCATCCAGCAGCACGCCGAGAAAGCCGGCTACAGCGTGGTGCGCGAATTCTGCGGCCACGGCATCGGCAAGGTGTTCCACGAAGAGCCGCAGGTGCTGCACTACGGCAAGCCCGGCACCGGCGTCACGCTGGAAGCCGGCATGATCTTCACCATCGAGCCGATGATCAACGCCGGCCGCCGCGAAATCCGCGAAATGGGCGACGGCTGGACCATCAAAACCAAGGACCGCAGCCTGTCGGCGCAGTGGGAACACATGCTGCTGGTGACCGATACCGGTTACGAGGTGCTGACGCTGTCGGCCGGCAGCCCGCCGCCGCCGGCGTTCGTCACCGGCATGGCCGGCCAGGGTGCGGCCAACCCTGCCAAGGCAGCGTAA
- a CDS encoding [protein-PII] uridylyltransferase — translation MRNQLREQLKRQLKADRQVVIAAFKEDGKPEKLLRSLRQSVDAVLTTAWHVAGLPEQTALVGVGGYGRGELFPYSDVDLLILLQQAPDAATTEKLEELVQLLWDLGLEIGHSIRTVDECLTESAADITVQTSLLEARIICGDEQLFAELQHRYDAAMDPRAFYHAKLLEMNQRHAKYEDTAFSLEPNCKESPGGLRDLQVILWLVKAAGLASSWRTLATSGLITQTEARQLMEKERAFKDIRVRLHLHAGRREDRLVFDVQTAIAESLGLTATGSGASMRRASEYLMQRYYWAAKTVTQLNTILLQNIEERLFPQGGVAAPINARFNDVNGLIDIAEDDTFEKTPSAMLEIFLLMTERPAIKGMTARTTRALWHERFQIDAAFRADPANRSLFLQIMQAPRGIIHALRRMNDLSILGRYLPNFRKIVGQMQHDLFHVYTVDQHILMVVRNMRRFTMAEHAHEYPFCSQLMANFPKPWVLFLAALFHDIAKGRGGDHSKLGMADAEQFCLEHGMSDEDTELVVFLVENHLTMSQVAQKQDLSDPDVIQAFARLVGDERHLTGLYLLTVADIRGTSPKVWNAWKAKLLEDLYKITLRVLGGEPHSAANELRNRQDEALATLRLYGLDAHAHEAFWKQLDVAYFLRHDASDIAWQTRALYERFNSESPVVKCRLAPIGEGLQIAVYIKDQPDLFARICSYFDRKNFSILDAKIHTTRHGYALDTFLVTEQNFAKNYRDIISLIEHELCGLLTRPEPLPAPNKGRLSRLSRTFPIQPTVDLRPDERGQYYLLSVAANDRTGLLYAIANVLTKYKLNLHTAKVMTLGERVEDVFLIDGPALNNARNQIQLETDLLDAIKV, via the coding sequence ATGCGGAACCAATTGCGCGAGCAGCTCAAGCGCCAGCTGAAGGCCGACCGCCAGGTCGTCATTGCCGCCTTCAAGGAAGACGGCAAGCCGGAAAAGCTGCTGCGCAGCCTGCGCCAGAGCGTCGACGCGGTGCTGACCACCGCCTGGCATGTGGCCGGCCTGCCGGAGCAGACCGCGCTGGTCGGCGTCGGCGGCTATGGCCGCGGCGAGCTGTTCCCCTATTCCGACGTCGACCTGCTGATCCTGCTGCAGCAAGCGCCGGACGCGGCCACCACGGAAAAACTGGAAGAGCTGGTGCAGCTGCTGTGGGATCTGGGCCTGGAAATCGGCCACAGCATCCGCACGGTCGATGAGTGCCTGACCGAATCGGCGGCCGACATCACGGTGCAAACCAGCCTGCTGGAAGCGCGCATCATCTGCGGCGACGAGCAGCTGTTCGCCGAACTGCAGCACCGCTACGACGCGGCGATGGACCCGCGCGCCTTCTACCACGCCAAGCTGCTGGAGATGAACCAGCGCCACGCCAAGTACGAGGACACCGCCTTCAGCCTGGAGCCGAACTGCAAGGAAAGCCCGGGCGGCCTGCGCGACCTGCAGGTGATCCTGTGGCTGGTGAAGGCGGCCGGCCTGGCCAGCTCGTGGCGCACGCTGGCCACCAGCGGCCTGATCACGCAGACCGAGGCGCGCCAGCTGATGGAAAAGGAGCGCGCCTTCAAGGACATCCGCGTGCGCCTGCACCTGCACGCCGGCCGCCGCGAAGACCGGCTGGTGTTCGACGTCCAGACCGCGATCGCCGAGTCGCTGGGCCTGACCGCCACCGGCAGCGGCGCCAGCATGCGCCGCGCCAGCGAGTACCTGATGCAGCGCTACTACTGGGCCGCCAAGACCGTCACCCAGCTCAACACCATCCTGCTGCAAAACATCGAGGAACGGCTGTTCCCGCAGGGCGGCGTGGCGGCGCCGATCAACGCCCGCTTCAACGATGTCAACGGCCTGATCGACATCGCCGAGGACGACACCTTCGAGAAGACGCCGTCGGCCATGCTGGAAATCTTCCTGCTGATGACCGAGCGGCCGGCGATCAAGGGCATGACGGCGCGCACCACCCGCGCGCTGTGGCACGAGCGTTTCCAGATCGACGCCGCCTTCCGCGCCGATCCGGCCAACCGCTCGCTGTTCCTGCAGATCATGCAGGCGCCGCGCGGCATCATCCACGCGCTGCGCCGCATGAACGACCTGTCGATCCTGGGCCGCTACCTGCCCAACTTCCGCAAGATCGTCGGCCAGATGCAGCACGACCTGTTCCACGTCTACACGGTGGACCAGCACATCCTGATGGTGGTGCGCAATATGCGCCGCTTCACGATGGCCGAGCATGCGCACGAATACCCGTTCTGCAGCCAGCTGATGGCCAACTTCCCCAAGCCGTGGGTGCTGTTCCTGGCGGCGCTGTTCCATGACATCGCCAAGGGCCGCGGCGGCGACCACTCCAAGCTGGGCATGGCCGACGCCGAACAGTTCTGCCTGGAACACGGCATGAGCGACGAGGACACCGAACTGGTGGTGTTCCTGGTCGAGAACCATCTGACCATGTCGCAGGTGGCGCAGAAGCAGGATCTGTCCGATCCGGATGTGATCCAGGCGTTTGCCAGACTGGTCGGCGACGAGCGCCACCTGACCGGCCTGTACCTGCTGACGGTGGCCGACATTCGCGGCACCAGCCCGAAAGTGTGGAACGCCTGGAAGGCCAAGCTGCTGGAAGACCTGTACAAGATCACGCTGCGGGTGCTGGGCGGCGAACCGCACAGCGCCGCCAACGAGCTGCGCAACCGCCAGGACGAGGCGCTCGCCACCCTACGCCTGTACGGCCTGGACGCCCACGCGCACGAAGCGTTCTGGAAGCAGCTGGACGTGGCCTATTTCCTGCGCCACGACGCCTCCGACATCGCCTGGCAGACGCGCGCGCTGTACGAGCGTTTCAACAGCGAGTCGCCGGTGGTCAAGTGCCGCCTGGCGCCGATCGGCGAAGGCTTGCAGATCGCGGTCTACATCAAGGATCAGCCGGACCTGTTCGCGCGTATTTGCAGCTATTTCGACCGCAAGAATTTCTCCATCCTCGACGCCAAGATCCACACCACGCGCCACGGCTATGCGCTCGACACCTTCCTGGTCACCGAGCAGAATTTCGCCAAGAACTACCGCGACATCATCAGCCTGATCGAGCACGAGCTGTGCGGCCTGCTGACCCGTCCGGAGCCGCTGCCGGCGCCGAACAAGGGCCGGCTGTCGCGCCTGTCGCGCACCTTCCCGATCCAGCCGACGGTCGACCTGCGTCCCGATGAGCGCGGCCAGTACTACCTGCTGTCGGTGGCGGCCAACGACCGCACCGGCCTGCTGTATGCGATCGCCAATGTGCTGACCAAATACAAGCTCAACCTGCACACGGCCAAGGTCATGACCCTGGGCGAGCGGGTGGAGGACGTGTTCCTGATCGACGGCCCGGCGCTGAACAACGCCCGCAACCAGATCCAGCTGGAAACCGACCTGCTGGACGCCATCAAAGTTTAA
- a CDS encoding pseudouridine synthase, giving the protein MSEELLRLSKRMSELGLCSRREADEWIARGWVRVDGKVISELGTKIYPSQHVTVERQAAAEQSKRVTVLINKPMGYVSGQAEDGYQPAVVLIKPENRWPDDPSPELFHPTQLRSLVPAGRLDIDSVGLLVLTQDGRVAKELIGEHTDVDKEYLVRVEYTKPGKLPDSDLKKLNHGLWMDGKPLLPAKVRWQNDDQLSFTLREGKKRQIRRMCDMVGLKVVGLKRVRIGKVKLGDLPVGQWRYLRPDERF; this is encoded by the coding sequence ATGTCTGAAGAATTACTCCGCCTGTCCAAACGCATGTCCGAACTGGGACTGTGCTCACGCCGCGAGGCCGACGAATGGATCGCGCGCGGCTGGGTCCGGGTTGACGGCAAAGTCATCTCCGAGCTGGGCACCAAGATTTATCCGAGCCAGCATGTGACGGTCGAGCGCCAGGCGGCGGCCGAGCAGTCCAAGCGGGTGACGGTGCTGATCAACAAGCCGATGGGCTATGTCAGCGGCCAGGCCGAAGACGGCTACCAGCCGGCGGTGGTGCTGATCAAGCCGGAAAACCGCTGGCCGGACGATCCGTCGCCGGAGCTGTTCCATCCGACGCAACTGCGCTCGCTGGTGCCGGCCGGCCGCCTGGACATCGACTCGGTCGGGCTGCTGGTGCTGACCCAGGATGGCCGCGTGGCCAAGGAGCTGATCGGCGAGCATACCGATGTCGACAAGGAATACCTGGTGCGGGTCGAGTACACCAAGCCGGGCAAGCTGCCGGACAGCGACCTGAAAAAACTCAATCACGGTTTGTGGATGGACGGCAAGCCGCTGCTGCCGGCCAAGGTGCGCTGGCAGAATGACGACCAGCTCAGCTTCACGCTGCGCGAAGGCAAGAAGCGCCAGATCCGCCGCATGTGCGACATGGTCGGCTTGAAAGTTGTCGGTTTGAAACGCGTGCGGATCGGCAAGGTGAAACTAGGTGATCTGCCGGTCGGCCAGTGGCGTTATTTGCGCCCGGATGAACGCTTCTGA
- a CDS encoding flagellar brake protein produces the protein MTDEHDIGDALTLLAESGEPVSVYPQSATNVVMARIKWVDPEHPHFVLELNEGEFLPPGDAVFVVWMRSAKLQFTLSSADWASKPNEPTLIPLEFPLKCLVLNRRASARLETPLGVYYMASFVLNGKPYELQLYDFSAGGVGMRASPRDAVGLHVGRKLQRVRLELGPDSVMIADLEIRLARTFRSFLLGEQVQIGCQFANLSPTMEEELRRMLEKLNSKHHR, from the coding sequence ATGACCGATGAACATGACATCGGTGATGCCCTGACCTTGCTGGCCGAAAGCGGCGAGCCGGTGTCCGTCTATCCGCAAAGCGCCACCAATGTGGTGATGGCGCGCATCAAGTGGGTCGATCCGGAACACCCGCATTTTGTGTTGGAACTCAACGAAGGCGAATTCCTGCCGCCGGGCGACGCGGTGTTTGTGGTGTGGATGCGTTCGGCCAAGTTGCAGTTCACCCTCAGTTCGGCCGACTGGGCCTCCAAACCCAACGAGCCGACCCTGATTCCACTGGAATTCCCGCTCAAGTGTCTGGTGCTGAACCGGCGCGCCTCGGCGCGGCTGGAAACCCCGCTGGGCGTCTACTACATGGCTTCGTTTGTACTGAACGGCAAGCCATATGAATTGCAGTTGTATGATTTTTCCGCGGGCGGCGTCGGCATGCGCGCCTCGCCGCGCGACGCGGTCGGCCTGCACGTCGGCCGCAAGCTGCAGCGCGTGCGGCTGGAACTGGGTCCGGATTCGGTGATGATCGCCGACCTGGAGATCCGCCTGGCGCGCACGTTCCGCTCCTTCCTGCTGGGCGAACAGGTGCAGATCGGCTGCCAGTTCGCCAACCTGTCGCCGACCATGGAAGAAGAATTGCGGCGCATGCTCGAAAAACTGAACAGCAAGCACCACCGTTGA
- a CDS encoding hybrid sensor histidine kinase/response regulator — translation MTTTQRIVKIRRDYNTWVANETIEDYALRFTPRAFRKWSVFRVSNTAFGAISFLVLEAIGGTISVNYGFINALWAIMAVGLIIFLTGLPISYYAARYGVDMDLLTRGAGFGYIGSTISSFVYASFTFILFALEAAIMAYALELYFHMPLWLGYMVSALAVIPLVTHGVTLISRIQMLTQPVWLVLMALPFIAIWLKRPELPAALLHYAGRDGANGQFNVLMFGAATAVGVALITQIGEQVDFLRFMPQQTRANRLRWHLGVLVAGPGWIVLGIAKMLGGALLAYLAISVAVPLEQAVNPTHMYLVGFGLVFSQPQAALAATALLVVVSQVKINMTNAYAGSLAWSNFFARLTHSHPGRVVWAVFNALIAVLLMELDVFQALDQVLGLYSNIAISWITAVVADLVINKPLGLSPKGIEFRRAYLYDINPVGVGAMLLASALSIAAFMGLFGQQAHAFSAFIALLTALVASPLIALATRGKYYMARQPEHIHSKTCVICEKEYEAEDMAHCPAYQGSICSLCCCLDARCNDTCKPHARVAVQWQEAMRALLPQSLWRYLSSGLGHYLLLMIVTVLSLGALLGLIYYHEQSVLPPGSEALLPQLRLVFFKIFAAMLLASGIVAWWLVLTSESRRVAQEESNRQTGLLTREIELHQQTDAQLQQAKQAADLANQAKSRYIAGISHEIRTPLNSILGYAQLLDNDPAIPAHRQQAVRVIRNSGEHLLSLIEGTLDIARIEGGKFNFDMKELDFPDFIGQVVRMFELQAANKGLSFRYELTGVLPACVRADRKRLGQILINILGNAVKFTSHGGIVMRLQYAREMASVEIEDSGPGILQEEIDHIFEPFSRGSASAQANASGTGLGLPIARMLTQLMGGELKVRTTPQGSTFQVRLFLPSVHAPSGRAARDALLAGEARQRSGYRGPRRRILVVDNENVDRELLHNILQPLGFEVAQAASGLECLDLYASFQPDLILMDLAMPGMDGWEASYILRRRQMSAVPIAIVSANAFDKGMDNPAGIRAEDFFIKPVNVGELLDWIGARLSLEWITQTPAAPIAPAAPPLLVFPPAAVMTSLRELIRIGYVRGIQNKLDEIGALDPRYQHFTQTMRNFAARFQLDAMADFVRENNNDELQH, via the coding sequence ATGACCACCACACAGCGCATCGTCAAAATCCGCCGCGATTACAACACTTGGGTGGCCAACGAGACCATCGAGGATTACGCGTTGCGCTTCACGCCGCGCGCGTTCCGCAAGTGGTCGGTGTTCCGCGTCTCGAACACCGCCTTCGGCGCCATCTCGTTCCTGGTGCTGGAGGCGATCGGCGGCACCATCAGCGTCAACTACGGCTTCATCAACGCGCTGTGGGCCATCATGGCGGTCGGCCTGATCATCTTCCTGACCGGCCTGCCGATCAGCTACTACGCCGCGCGCTACGGCGTCGACATGGACTTGCTGACGCGCGGCGCCGGCTTCGGCTACATCGGCTCGACCATTTCGTCGTTCGTCTACGCCTCGTTCACCTTCATCCTGTTTGCGCTGGAAGCAGCCATCATGGCCTATGCGCTCGAGCTGTATTTCCACATGCCGCTGTGGCTCGGCTACATGGTCAGCGCGCTGGCGGTGATCCCGCTGGTGACGCACGGCGTGACCTTGATCAGCCGCATCCAGATGCTGACGCAGCCCGTCTGGCTGGTGCTGATGGCCCTGCCCTTCATCGCCATCTGGCTCAAACGCCCGGAGCTGCCGGCCGCACTGCTGCACTATGCCGGCCGCGATGGCGCCAACGGCCAGTTCAATGTGCTGATGTTCGGCGCGGCGACCGCGGTCGGCGTGGCGCTGATCACGCAGATCGGCGAGCAGGTCGACTTCCTGCGCTTCATGCCGCAGCAGACCCGCGCGAACCGGCTGCGCTGGCACCTTGGCGTGCTGGTGGCCGGTCCCGGCTGGATCGTGCTGGGCATCGCCAAGATGCTGGGCGGCGCGCTGCTGGCGTATCTGGCTATCAGCGTGGCGGTGCCGCTGGAGCAGGCGGTCAATCCGACCCATATGTACCTGGTCGGCTTCGGGCTGGTGTTCTCGCAGCCGCAGGCGGCGCTGGCGGCCACCGCGCTGCTGGTGGTGGTGTCGCAGGTGAAAATCAATATGACCAACGCCTACGCCGGCTCGCTGGCGTGGTCCAACTTCTTCGCGCGGCTGACGCACAGCCACCCGGGCCGCGTGGTGTGGGCCGTGTTCAATGCGCTGATTGCCGTGCTGCTGATGGAGCTGGACGTGTTCCAGGCGCTGGACCAGGTGCTCGGTCTGTACTCCAACATCGCCATCTCGTGGATCACGGCGGTGGTGGCCGACCTGGTGATCAACAAGCCGCTGGGCCTGAGCCCGAAAGGCATCGAGTTCCGCCGCGCCTACCTGTACGACATCAACCCGGTCGGCGTCGGCGCCATGCTGCTGGCGTCGGCGCTGTCAATCGCCGCCTTCATGGGATTGTTCGGCCAGCAGGCGCACGCCTTCTCGGCCTTCATCGCGCTGCTGACGGCGTTGGTGGCGTCGCCGCTGATCGCGCTCGCCACGCGCGGCAAGTACTACATGGCGCGCCAGCCGGAGCACATCCACAGCAAGACCTGCGTGATCTGCGAAAAGGAGTACGAAGCCGAAGACATGGCGCACTGCCCGGCCTACCAGGGCTCGATCTGCTCGCTGTGCTGCTGCCTGGACGCGCGCTGCAACGACACCTGCAAGCCGCACGCGCGCGTCGCCGTGCAGTGGCAGGAAGCGATGCGCGCGCTGCTGCCGCAATCGCTGTGGCGCTATCTGAGCAGCGGCCTCGGACACTATTTGCTGCTGATGATCGTCACCGTGCTGTCGCTCGGCGCACTGCTTGGGCTGATCTACTACCACGAGCAGTCGGTGCTGCCGCCTGGTTCCGAGGCGTTGCTGCCGCAATTGCGGCTGGTGTTCTTCAAGATCTTTGCGGCGATGCTGCTGGCCAGCGGCATTGTCGCCTGGTGGCTGGTGCTGACCAGCGAGAGCCGCCGCGTGGCGCAGGAAGAATCCAACCGCCAGACCGGTTTGCTGACGCGCGAGATCGAGCTGCACCAGCAGACCGACGCCCAGCTGCAACAGGCCAAGCAGGCCGCCGACCTGGCCAATCAGGCCAAGAGCCGCTACATTGCCGGCATCAGCCACGAGATCCGCACGCCGCTCAATTCCATCCTCGGCTACGCCCAGCTGCTGGACAACGATCCGGCGATTCCGGCGCACCGGCAGCAGGCCGTGCGCGTGATCCGCAACAGCGGCGAGCACCTGCTGTCGCTGATCGAAGGCACGCTGGATATCGCCCGCATCGAGGGCGGGAAATTCAACTTCGACATGAAGGAGCTGGATTTCCCCGACTTTATCGGCCAGGTGGTGCGCATGTTCGAACTGCAGGCGGCCAACAAGGGGCTGAGCTTCCGCTACGAGCTGACCGGCGTGCTGCCGGCCTGCGTGCGCGCCGACCGCAAGCGGCTCGGCCAGATCCTGATCAACATCCTCGGCAACGCGGTCAAGTTCACCAGCCATGGCGGCATTGTCATGCGGCTGCAATACGCGCGCGAGATGGCGTCGGTGGAAATCGAGGACAGCGGCCCGGGTATCCTGCAGGAAGAAATCGATCACATTTTCGAACCGTTCTCGCGCGGCAGCGCCAGTGCCCAGGCCAACGCCAGCGGCACCGGTCTTGGCTTGCCAATCGCGCGCATGCTGACGCAGTTGATGGGCGGCGAACTGAAAGTCCGCACCACGCCGCAAGGCAGCACCTTCCAGGTGCGGCTGTTCCTGCCCAGCGTACACGCGCCGTCCGGCCGCGCCGCGCGCGACGCGCTGCTGGCCGGCGAGGCGCGGCAACGCAGCGGCTATCGCGGTCCGCGCCGCCGCATCCTGGTGGTCGATAACGAAAACGTCGACCGCGAACTGCTGCACAACATCCTGCAACCACTGGGCTTTGAAGTGGCGCAGGCCGCATCGGGGCTGGAGTGTCTCGACCTGTATGCCAGCTTCCAGCCGGACCTGATCCTGATGGACCTCGCCATGCCGGGCATGGATGGCTGGGAAGCCAGCTACATCCTGCGCCGCAGGCAGATGTCGGCGGTGCCGATCGCCATCGTCTCGGCCAACGCCTTCGACAAGGGCATGGACAATCCGGCCGGCATCCGCGCCGAGGACTTCTTCATCAAGCCGGTCAACGTGGGCGAGCTGCTGGACTGGATCGGCGCCCGTCTGTCGCTGGAGTGGATCACGCAAACGCCAGCGGCACCCATTGCCCCGGCCGCGCCGCCGCTGCTGGTGTTCCCGCCGGCCGCCGTCATGACGTCGCTGCGCGAGCTGATACGCATCGGCTACGTGCGCGGCATCCAGAACAAGCTGGACGAAATCGGCGCGCTCGATCCGCGCTACCAGCACTTCACGCAAACCATGCGCAACTTTGCCGCCCGCTTCCAATTGGATGCGATGGCGGACTTTGTCAGAGAGAACAACAACGATGAACTTCAACACTGA
- a CDS encoding response regulator transcription factor, which produces MNFNTDAGIVLVVDDVPENLAVLHDALDESGFTVLVANNGEAALLRAAEAQPHIILLDAIMPGMDGFETCRQLKANLATRHIPVIFMTGLTEAEHVVTAFAAGGNDYVTKPLRTSEVLARIAAHLQTAKLVDQARSALDAFGNAVIAMTPRDGKVVWQTPLARTLMQGYMVDAELPAWLQATQLAHSQGLSHPPLTLARGARRLIFSAAEFSENEQWMIVLREESDTAQIEKLMASFKLTQRESEVLNWVIKGKTNRDIGDILGTSPRTINKHLEHVFVKLGVETRTSAASVALARIERS; this is translated from the coding sequence ATGAACTTCAACACTGACGCCGGCATTGTGCTGGTGGTGGACGACGTCCCGGAGAATCTGGCGGTGCTGCACGACGCGCTGGACGAATCGGGCTTCACGGTGCTGGTGGCGAACAACGGCGAAGCGGCCCTGCTGCGCGCCGCCGAGGCACAGCCGCACATCATCCTGCTGGACGCCATCATGCCCGGCATGGACGGCTTTGAAACCTGCCGCCAGCTGAAAGCCAATCTGGCCACGCGCCACATTCCGGTGATTTTCATGACCGGGCTGACCGAGGCCGAACACGTGGTCACCGCGTTTGCCGCCGGCGGCAACGACTACGTCACCAAGCCGCTGCGCACCAGCGAGGTACTGGCCCGCATCGCCGCCCACCTGCAGACCGCGAAGCTGGTCGACCAGGCCCGCAGCGCGCTGGACGCCTTCGGCAACGCCGTCATCGCCATGACGCCGCGCGACGGCAAAGTGGTCTGGCAAACGCCGTTGGCGCGCACGCTGATGCAGGGTTATATGGTCGATGCGGAACTGCCGGCCTGGTTGCAGGCGACCCAGCTGGCGCATAGCCAGGGCCTGTCGCATCCGCCGCTGACGCTCGCGCGCGGCGCGCGGCGCCTGATCTTCTCGGCGGCGGAGTTCAGCGAAAACGAACAGTGGATGATCGTGCTGCGCGAGGAATCCGACACCGCGCAAATCGAAAAGCTGATGGCCTCCTTCAAGCTGACGCAGCGCGAATCGGAAGTGCTCAACTGGGTCATCAAGGGCAAGACCAACCGCGACATCGGCGACATCCTCGGCACCAGCCCGCGCACCATCAACAAGCACCTGGAACACGTCTTCGTCAAACTGGGCGTGGAGACCCGCACCTCCGCCGCCTCCGTGGCGCTGGCAAGAATAGAACGCTCCTGA
- a CDS encoding DUF445 domain-containing protein, whose translation MTKEEELKRSKRLALSLLTAAAAVFVVTSLMPRGLWTDGLRAVSEAAMVGALADWFAVVALFRKVPIPFISRHTAIIPNNKERIADNLAGFVEDKFLKPESLAAVILRTDPATSVAEWLKEPANRNYLASHLLQLLPEILATVDDARIQLLLRDALNSAIGKLDMSRSLGALLAALTKDGRHQELLDDGMVALMGVINRPATRDAIAGQIVAWLKREHATMELVLPTEWISENGAAMIARALNNLMLDIAADRDHKLRLKFDDMVQRFLVRLESDPAFIARGEDFKRYLRDGDTFNNYIADLWGSVRDWIKADIASGESKLNDGVIQASQWLSEELLRHPGMRASLNQHMAGMARTLAPAFSSFLTRHISDTVKAWDNQDMSRQIELNIGKDLQFIRVNGTLVGGMIGLVLYTSAQIMEWAGSYLHP comes from the coding sequence ATGACCAAGGAAGAAGAACTGAAACGCTCCAAGCGGCTGGCGCTGTCGTTGCTGACTGCGGCGGCGGCGGTATTTGTCGTCACTTCGCTGATGCCGCGCGGCTTGTGGACCGATGGCCTGCGCGCCGTGTCGGAGGCCGCCATGGTCGGCGCGCTGGCCGACTGGTTCGCCGTGGTGGCGCTGTTCCGCAAGGTGCCGATTCCGTTCATCTCGCGCCACACCGCCATCATCCCCAACAACAAGGAGCGCATCGCCGACAACCTGGCCGGCTTCGTCGAAGATAAATTCCTCAAACCCGAGTCGCTGGCGGCCGTCATTCTGCGCACCGACCCTGCTACCAGCGTCGCCGAATGGCTGAAGGAACCGGCCAACCGCAACTACCTCGCCAGCCACCTGCTGCAACTGCTGCCCGAAATCCTCGCCACCGTGGACGATGCCCGCATCCAGCTACTGTTGCGTGACGCCCTGAATTCCGCCATCGGCAAGCTCGATATGTCGCGCTCCCTCGGCGCTTTGCTGGCGGCGCTGACCAAGGACGGCCGCCACCAGGAACTGCTGGACGACGGCATGGTGGCGCTAATGGGCGTGATCAACCGCCCCGCCACGCGCGACGCCATCGCCGGCCAGATCGTCGCCTGGCTGAAACGCGAGCACGCCACCATGGAGCTGGTGCTGCCGACCGAATGGATCAGCGAAAACGGCGCGGCGATGATCGCCAGGGCGCTCAACAACCTGATGCTCGATATCGCAGCCGACCGCGATCACAAGCTGCGCCTCAAGTTCGACGACATGGTGCAGCGCTTCCTGGTGCGGCTGGAATCCGACCCGGCCTTCATCGCCCGCGGCGAAGACTTCAAGCGCTACCTGCGCGACGGCGACACCTTCAACAACTACATCGCCGACCTGTGGGGCAGCGTGCGTGACTGGATCAAGGCCGATATCGCCAGCGGCGAATCGAAGCTGAACGACGGCGTGATCCAGGCCAGCCAGTGGCTCAGCGAAGAACTGCTGCGCCATCCCGGCATGCGCGCCTCGCTCAACCAGCACATGGCCGGCATGGCGCGCACGCTGGCACCGGCCTTCTCCAGCTTCCTCACGCGCCATATCAGCGACACCGTCAAGGCCTGGGACAATCAGGATATGTCGCGCCAGATCGAACTCAATATCGGCAAGGACCTGCAATTCATCCGCGTCAACGGCACGCTGGTCGGCGGCATGATTGGCCTGGTGTTATATACAAGTGCCCAGATCATGGAATGGGCAGGAAGTTATCTCCATCCCTGA